CACAAATTACTGCTGTGCAGGTTCAGTTTATAGACCAAATCTGTTTATTGCAGTCCAGAAGCAGTGTAAATTACACCAAAAATTACGTATCTGATGAACAAGTGGGGTACTGGATCTAGCTGCATGCTTTGGGTAGTATTTGAAATGCTCTCAAGCTTCCCTAGACctcatttctgcagcagatcACTGAGCTGGGACAAACCACAAATTCCATGTCAGATGGAGACCAGACCCTGTTTCTTCAGTCTCATCCAGCTGTGTCACCTTACCTCACAGTTGCCCACAATATACAAGCATCTATCTGGTTACCAGTTGAAtacaaaattttcttgaaagaaaacagagaggaaacaaagcccagcagagggagggaaggggcagggctTTGCCTTACCTTGTTGCAGTAGACACATTTGTAGGGGCGCTCCCCAGAGTGAACCCTCATGTGTTTGTTCAGGCTGGAGGACTGAGAAAAGCTCTTCCCACACACAGAGcactgtgggggaaaaaaaggaataaaggtAAAAGGAAGCATGTAGCTGCatagttaaaaggaaaaattaagtatGTGGATGATTTCTTACATATAACCTAGATGTACACGTGTATTTATGTATTCATGCGTAAACAAAATAGTAATTTNNNNNNNNNNNNNNNNNNNNNNNNNNNNNNNNNNNNNNNNNNNNNNNNNNNNNNNNNNNNNNNNNNNNNNNNNNNNNNNNNNNNNNNNNNNNNNNNNNNNNNNNNNNNNNNNNNNNNNNNNNNNNNNNNNNNNNNNNNNNNNNNNNNNNNNNNNNNNNNNNNNNNNNNNNNNNNNNNNNNNNNNNNNNNNNNNNNNNNNNNNNNNNNNNNNNNNNNNNNNNNNNNNNNNNNNNNNNNNNNNNNNNNNNNNNNNNNNNNNNNNNNNaaaaatatatttaataatatatatatttataataagtgataatttttgcctttaaagATAAACAATTTAAAGACTAAAATAATCTTACCTTCCCAAGGGAAGTTAAGGGAAAttataaaagtaattaaatggTATTTAATACCTCATATTTAATGAggtattaaatataattaaatataataacttcatttttaatcTGTTAGTAATTCCATGCAGATATTTTGACATCATAGTAGTGCCATTTTagttacaaaatattttttctgaaaaaaatacccatTGTAGGATGATTCATAAAAGAGGTACTTGGAGAATTTTGAGGACTGATTTAACTGTGCCATTTCAAACACTAGAACTTGCCCCTTCCAAGCTTTTAGGAAAAGTCTGATTCTCCATTTCCAGTGCTGCTAGAGAAAACTGGTGCTAAAAGTAAGGTTTTTGGTGGAGATGAGTAAAGCATCTCAAAGATTTGCTTTCATCGATTGAACATCTGCTTCACACCAAATGGAAAACTTTTAAGCCCTGTTTGGTCCAACAGACACGGATAAAGCTGTGGTTGGTTCTCAGAGCGAAGGGTGGGGTGTTGGAAACAAGACATGAGACATCTCTCTCCTCATCCTGGACAAAGTCCAGCACCTTTAAACACAAGTTAACCCCACACTGTGTAAGAAAAGGAACAGCATTCATACGCTAACATACAAAATGCACAggagaaattttgtttcttttttaactctCCCTGAGACGGTAGGGTTTATTTTCCCAACCTAAATCCATTAAATTTCTTTAAGCAAGCTTTGCTGCACATGACAAGCTCTTCCTGAGCAGTCCCACCAGAAAAGTGCCAGGGAaactgggggaggaggaggaacactATCAGCATCTTAtctggaccaaaaaaaaagactttttattaaatatcCTCAGAAGAGCCAGTGACTGAGGAGAGACCCGGGAGCAGGCTCACCTTGTGAGGTCTGTGCTTTTCGTGAACGTGAAGAATATGGATCCTCAGCCTGTCTCTTTTTTCAAAGGACCGGTCACAAAGGTGACAAGGAAATTTGCGGTCCCCCTGGTCCACGCAGCGGGTGTACTTGAGGTGTTTGTCCCGGTAGTACTTGTAGGCAAAAACTTTGCCGCAGCGCTCACACTTGAAGCTCTCCCCGGCTTCTGTACAGCAGAAGGGAAAGTAGCACCTCTCCATTACACCACGGCAAAAGGGATTCGGATCAAACCTGCATCCTTGTCAGAGCTGGGACCCCTACGGGGGATTTTAAGTCTCTGAGAGGGTAAGGACTGTAAACGGATGCTGGCAGTATCATTAATAAAATACGCGCTGTGTCTCCCGAGCGTTCGCAGTGTTCCCCTTGCCTTTTTAAAGGAGGGGAACAAACTAGAGCCCACGATCTGCTAAAATTATTCAGTTTAGCTACCAACTTCAACAAAAACAGGATTTCATCCCTGTTTATCCATAAATAGCAAGAAAACATGTGAAAAAACAACTCAGAATCTCACATTAATACTTCTCCATATGTGGTACTATTCTGAGATATTTCTCATCAAGAATTATCCGCAAATTTCATCTAccttcccaaaaggaaaaatgatttTGCATACATTTTCTATAGTTTTCAAATAACTGTCAAACAAAATAACacatttatttggattttttttttttttgtatttaaattcatttttaaccACGGAATttaggaaaaacacagaaaaatttcagACGTTTATATatccttttctgtctttaataAAAAGTAACTTTAGCTTAAGCTTTAATATGAAATTAACAATTTAGTATCTGTCTGAATTAAGACACTTCAAGACAACAGGTACAAAATTTTCCATGCCAAATTTTCATGTCAATTTGcttctctccctttctgctgAACCCGGCCGACCCATTCTTTCCCggctccagctcttccctcatTGGCACAAATCTGTTTTCTCCACACATAAGTTTTGCTTGTAAGAACATCATACTTTTTGTACATTATAAGTAGAACTACCCTCCCCTCACCCTGGGGTAAGCGCATCTGACATTTCTTCTGCAAACAATATTAGCATTACGGGATCGGAACGACTTCAGCCTACCTCATTTACTGAGAGCGTTAATTACACGAAAGTCAGGTGTGCAATCAAGATGAAACAGGACTAAAAGTGGAATAACCCAGAAAAGCCCACCTCCTCCAAAAACGGGACCCTGAACGATAGCGCTGCGGGGCCGAGCTCAGCCCACGACCACCAGATGTTTGACACTGGTTACCAGACCAAAGAACACTTTAAACTCCCCGAGGAACCGCGGACAGGGAGCGGACTGCCGGCGGAAGAAAGGGGAGCCTCTTGCTCCGCGCTGCCGGCAGCCCCCGGTGCAAGCCCCGGACTCCCCGGTGCCGAGGGGAAGCTGCTGTTTCGGGGTGCTGGATGCCGCAGGAGGGGGCGGCCGGGGATCGGCTCCCCGGGAGCTCGGGCAGACCCGAGGGACCGGGGCTGCGGGGCCACCGCCACCGCGGCAAGACCGGTCACCTACCACAGCCTCGTCGCAAGGTCTGGGGAAACCtttcaaataaaacagctgGACAAAGGCGATGCCTGTGTTTCTTTACCTCACTTCGTGTGAATCTAATCCAGGCCACGCACAGGTCAGTGGGAATAAGGGGCAGTATCACCCTAGGGGTTGCTGGCAGGCTCACCTTCGGGGTGCTGCGAGGgtttcttcccctctgccatGCCCTTCAAGCTGATGGGGATGCCCAGAAATTGCACGTAGCAATCGCCGTAccacaccagcagctcctgcttcgGGAAGATTTCCTTGCAGCTCTCGTAGAAGATTTGTCCCTGGCACTGGATAGCCGTCAAATTCTGCTCCTCGGGGAACCTGGCACAGTTCACCAGGGACATCCAATTGCCAGCGGCGCCCTTCCCGTCTATAAAGTGGCTCAGGCCACCGTATTCAAAGATCTGGAGAGCGGAGAAAAAAGGATCAGGTTTGACCGACCTTTCCGCACTCGTCCCGCTCTCACCAGTCCCACCACCCACACTGGGCCGAGCCCCTCTTCCAGGCTACGGTAGAGGGGACGCCGAAAGCCTCGCCCCGGCCCCGCACTGGGGGTGCGGGGGTGAGCCCGACAGTGCCTCCGCTACCTCCCACATCAGCGAGTTGTCGTCGTAAGTCTTGATCTCGCTCGTGTTGACCACTTTGCCTTGGAAAGGGCCGAAGCGGACTCCTTTCGGGATGGGGTCGGTACAGAAGACTCCGAGCTGAGACACGTCCCCGTAGGCCACCCGCAGCACCGAGAGCCCTGCGGGTGACAGGGGGCTGAGCGCGGCGCGGCGCGGGCGGGCGCAGCGCGGGCGGGCCGGGCCCTACCTTCGGGGAGCTGCAGCGAGTCCCGGTCGAGCAGCGGGGCGGCGGAGTCGGCAGCGCCTGCAGCAGAGGAACCCCTTCTTCAGCAGGGCACCGGCCCTGCCAGGAGCGGGCCCTACCTCCCCGACAACCGCCGCAGCCCGAAACACCCCCCggatttttccagctgtgggcTCGTAGCGCAAGAAAGCCACAGGGAAAGAAAGTCCGACGTGCCCCCGGCGATGCCTCTTGAGCCTGGCAGCCTGCACCCCTTTTGGGAGTGTCCCCGAACCCTCCCGCACACCTGGCTGCAAGGAGCGACCTGCCGCCCAGTGAGTGTCACCCTGTGCCCCTCTCGCCGCCGTCGAATATCCCCTTACCAGAGCTGGAGGGGGACACCCGGAGCCCCGAGATGGCGTGGAGATTCCCGGCGGGCTGGCTGCTCCGGAGTGTCCCGTACAGCACCGCGTTGAGCTCCTCCTCGGTGAAGTGGTACCTGTAGCTCTGCCCCAGCGGCCCGTCTGTCCCCGGGCTGCGGGCAGCCCTGTGCGAGGGGCTCGGGTAGGGCGGCGAGAGCAACCCCGGGGCCCCCGTCCCGAGGGTCGGGTCCTCACTGGGAGGGAAAGAGGCCGGCAGCCTGGTGTAGACAGGCAAAGGAAGGCTAGGAAAAGGGTCggtgggcagggggagaggCTGGCTCAGAAAAGCGGGAACCCTGCTGAAGGTGAAGGGAGGCAGAGACGGCGAGGGAGAAACCAGCCCGCCCAGGGGTTTCAGAGGCTGGAAGTAGTCGGGGGCCGTCTCCAAGTAATGGGCgggagggaggaaagagggGTAGTAGGAGGCGAGGCCGGCGGGGCTTATCCCGAGCGAGTCTCCGCCGTCTCCGGGGACCGACTGGCTGGCCAGGGACAGAGCCATATCGGGAAGAGCCGGGCCGGGAAAGAGGAGAGGGACCTGCCGGGAAGCTGAGGGGCAGACACCTGGGTGCTGCCGGTGCAGGTCCCTcagcggggcgggggcgggaCGGAGAGGCGGGAGGCGCCGCCCGCGGCTATATGGGCccggggagcggggcggggaCGCCGGGCACGGGCGGCGGCCGCCCTGGGGGTCGCACAGCCCCGGGGAGGGCGGGCGGGGGTGCTGCCCCGACCCGCACGGCTACCCCGGGGCGGAGCCACTCCTGGAGCGGCCGGGCCGCCCCTCCCCACCTCGGGGtaggggagggaggggtggcCAAGCCTCCCGACCCACCTTCCCTACCGCCGGCTCTGCCCTCCGCCTCTCCAAGCCCCGGCCCGGGGGCCTGGCCGCAGTCCCGGGGGCTCTgcccctccccagggcaggaggccGGGGTGCTGGAGCGCTGCTCCCCACGGACGACCACCTGCTGCTGGATGTGAGGGCTCTGCGGGGCAGGACACATGGCTCCCACAGAGTGTCCTGGGGGGTTGCAGGGGTGTGGTTTGAATACggaaaggcagaaaacaccGCTGAGACTCCAGTGACCTGGACACACAGGAGCAGCGCACTCTCAGTCACTGCAGGCTTCGAGGGCACAGCTGAAGTGCTTTTACTCTAGCCTGGGGCTTCCTGTTAGGTACTTAGCAGGGCTCCTGCTGGGGCTTTCATGGCTCCATGACCATGCTAACCTGCCTAGGATGGGACCAGAGGAAGATGCCTGGCCCCTGCCTCCTCCAGAGGTGCTGGGTGATCTCCCTGTCTAGGGTTTTATCCCGGGTTTTAACAGTgtttctcctgccttccttccagGTGGCcaaattagaaggaaaaaggggCTTGGAAGGGGCTGGAGGATCCTAGGGTTCACTTTGCAGTGTCATCACTGCTGGTGCAGGGTGATGGAGAAATTTCAGCCCAGGACAAAGCCCCATACAGCACGCGTTAGTTACTGCAGAGCTCCCACTTGAGTAGCTCATTCCAGCCTGGGTGGCACTGCACATTCAGGCATGGAGGGAAGGGACAAGATGGGCTCTGCTGCACTGTAGAGAGCTCGGGGACTTGCACCCATGGGTGTCTCTCAGAGAAAGGCAGCATAGGGCTTCCTGGGGCATAGCACAGCATGAGCCaaacagcacacagacacagctggagTGGGGAACACAGCCAGGCTTGGCTCCTGGAATTTTAAATGCCATTTCAGTGGTTATATTTGGTGTGCTTTAAAACTTAATTCACATAGCTCCATGTGATCCTGTGTAAAATATTGCTTCATCCCAAAGAAGAGATGTGTTAGGAAGCACTTGAAGCAGCTCCAGACAGAGAAACCTCCAGAGACACAGTCACTGCCTGCACTTGACCAGAGGTGAAGCCATTCATTCAATCCTGATTTCTTATCTGGCTTGAATGAAGTGCTCTGAAATAGAGAGTTTGAGAAATAATCACTGGCTGCCCAGGGTAATGAGGGTGTTTAGCCCTCATTCCTTCAGACACTGCAATTCCTACTTACCAAGCTTTCATTTGCAatctccctttattttttcactcAGGCCATAAACACTAAGATAGCAAACAGAAGCACACAACCCCACTGGAGTGAGACACAGAGCTGATCCAGTCTCCCTCAGCTGCCAAGATCCCTTCCACAGCCAGTCCAACACATCTCTGCCTGTTTTTGTATTTGAGCAGAAACACTTCTGTAGTCTGCATTAAATGTATTGGGCTAATTCTCCTACCTACAACCTCATTTTCCATCCCAACCTTTGCAGGACAGAAGTACTGAATACACCAGGGAAGCTAATATGCACAAGTCTGATGAAGAAAGTGGGCATGCAGCCTTCTAAAACTTGCTTGAGATAGTGCTTTAGCTTAAATAGCCTGGTTTTTTGgttcttttcagttcttttttttttttttttttaattttctctgctttgtgcCAAACCTGTTATTTGCAAAACAGAATTGACACTGTATTGCTTTAGGAAACAGTTTCAGCCAGGCATTTCAATGTGACTTTATTGATGCATCAGTAGCATAACAGTAGCACCAGCATTAATTGATTCACAAGGAAAAATCTTTGAGCTCTGATTGCACAGAAAAGTTTGAGTTACATTTAGAATTTAAGTGTTGCCAGATAATCT
The sequence above is drawn from the Parus major isolate Abel chromosome 2, Parus_major1.1, whole genome shotgun sequence genome and encodes:
- the PRDM14 gene encoding PR domain zinc finger protein 14: MALSLASQSVPGDGGDSLGISPAGLASYYPSFLPPAHYLETAPDYFQPLKPLGGLVSPSPSLPPFTFSRVPAFLSQPLPLPTDPFPSLPLPVYTRLPASFPPSEDPTLGTGAPGLLSPPYPSPSHRAARSPGTDGPLGQSYRYHFTEEELNAVLYGTLRSSQPAGNLHAISGLRVSPSSSGAADSAAPLLDRDSLQLPEGLSVLRVAYGDVSQLGVFCTDPIPKGVRFGPFQGKVVNTSEIKTYDDNSLMWEIFEYGGLSHFIDGKGAAGNWMSLVNCARFPEEQNLTAIQCQGQIFYESCKEIFPKQELLVWYGDCYVQFLGIPISLKGMAEGKKPSQHPEEAGESFKCERCGKVFAYKYYRDKHLKYTRCVDQGDRKFPCHLCDRSFEKRDRLRIHILHVHEKHRPHKCSVCGKSFSQSSSLNKHMRVHSGERPYKCVYCNKAFTASSILRTHIRQHSGEKPFKCKHCGKAFASHAAHDSHVRRTHSKDKGCTCSVCGQHFPEQEEYNFHVKIHAAH